A region of the Labeo rohita strain BAU-BD-2019 chromosome 5, IGBB_LRoh.1.0, whole genome shotgun sequence genome:
aggacaatatttggacgagacacaactatttgaaaatctgagtttttttaaacactgcaattgtaaaaaatttaaaaggatagttcacccaaaaatgaaaattgtcatgaATTACTATTTGCAATGCCATTGCAAGAGAAGAaattttgaataaagttattatttttgttttctttgcacaaaaagtattctcgtagcttcaaaacattacggttgaaccactgatgtcacatggactattttaatgatgtccttactactatTCCAGGCcctgaacgtgtcagttgcattgctgtctatgcagggtcagaaagctctcggatttcatcacaaatatttgtgtaaatatcttaatttgtgttgcaaagatgaacaaatgtcttacgggtttggaacgacatgagagcgagtaatgacagaattttcacttttgggtgaaccatccctttaaatgattcaaataaaGAATGCACTCACCAGACTCCAGAAACTTGTGTAGTTTTTTGAACCAGGTGAGGCCAACACTGTGTACACCAGCCTCATGGGTGCAGTGGTACCTGTGCTGACACAGGGGGTCTGAAACAAAAGGGGGTTTGacagaaatcaatacttttattcaccaacataagaaaatatttcttgagcagcaaatcagaaccaTTTCTGAAAAcccatgtgacactaaaaagtacaaatgtatttcaaaaatacttaatgtattatatgtattattatgtatttaatacttAAATACATAATGATTCAAAATTTTTGGATTTTTCCAAGTATGCCACAGATTCCTATAATTGTACACTGTTTTCGGGGGATTTTTAAATGCTGGCCGACTACTATCCATGACATCTTACAGAAGttctttcaaatatttttagcatTCACAGAAAATGCGAGGCCACATTTAACAGCCAAGCAGAATTTAGCTAGATGCTAATGATTACTTCCAAACCCAGACAAAGAGGGTATGCAAAGAGGTTTGTGGTGTCAAAAAAGAATTTTCTGACACACTACTACATACTCAAAAGCAATCTGATTCTCATCACCAAAGCACATATCATTACggtattaaagtattaaaattagtATGCAGCCTCTGTGTGACCTCCTGACCTCTGTGTAATCTGATTGGACAGGTGAAATCTGACTCTGTaatctcctcctcctctccagCAGCCACTTTGAGCGTCAGTTCCAGCTCCACACACTCAAAAACATAAAGTGAAGGTACTGTCTCTGAGCCTCTGGACCATCTCTCTACAGCCTGAAGgcagagaaacacaagaactcaACATTTCTCACACTGGACAAGCTGCAATTGGTGATCTGTAAAATGGATTGACTGAATTATGTCTGTCTTACTCCGccatcctcctcttcctctgccTCAAGCACCACACAGTGGTACAGCATTCCTGATTCGGTGGCAATAACCAGGATGTTTGGTACACAAGGCAGGCAGAGCACAGCACACGCGTCATAGCCGTAGTTATCTTCTGCTGCAGGATACATGGGTAATGGGCCCACTGGCTTCCCTACGTTACTGACACTAAGAGAAATAAGAGATAAATGAAGCAGCTTTCTGACAagtttcacattaaaaaaataattaattgtgaCAAGGAACTAAAAATTTGTGCATCTGTGTTTACATCATgatacatttataaacattacaGATATACAACACATTTTACTTCACATGTCATTGCACaaacattttgcttttttttattctattagtATTAAAGTCAGTACAATAAATTCAACATTGAGATAAGTTTCCGTAATTGCCATTAAAATAAcgtcaaaattaaatatatatgcaaacttatttttatacatttagtattttatatactttgaatgagctttatttttatattttcagttttcaaatcaagtttttgtaattttatttgtgcttggcatttttattatttcattatttttatttctatttagctttaatatacatttattttagatgtatttttagtcatttaaaaattaattattttatttattttaattatttgccaaagcaaaagtttaaattttgtaactaatatatgtaattttattttagctttattttagttaatattattttagacaATAAATAGTCTTAACTAACAATATAAACactaaaaaccttaaaatagGCTTACTTTAGGCAATGTATGTgcccctggaccataaaaccagtattaagtagcatgggtacatttgtagcaatagccaacaatacattgtatgggtcaaaatgacagatttttctcttatgccaaaaatcattaggatattacgtaaagatcatgttccatgaagatattttgtacatttcctactgtatatatataccaaaacttaatttttgggtagtaatatgcattgctaagaacttcatttggacaaatttaaaggtgatttttaatagttgtatctcaaccaaatattgtcctatcctaacaaaacatacattgatagaaagcttatttattcttatttattataaatcttaatttttaaaaaattgacccttatgaccattttgtggtccaggatctgatatatgtgtgtgtgtgtatgaatgaataaataaatacacatacatatacacacatattgaCTCTTTTGTACTTAAATTGAATTTAGATTCACCCGTAtagattataatattttatggcagctgtacaaatttatataatttagattttcacttttttgttaatactgaaTATTGTCATTGCATCATGGCAGTCATAGTGATTTATTacctgtgtgtgagagaaacaTAGCTCAAAAACGTCTCTCCATTCCCATACAGTATGTACAGTGGATACACCAGGAGCTCTCCCTTCATACGCAGTCTGCTCAGATGAGAAGAATCCGCCAGCGGTCCGAAGTCAAACGCCACAGCTGTCTCCCCCAGAGATGCTGCATAGGAACGTCTATAGAAGAGAGTGACTCCTTTAACCCAACATCACAACCACACAATTTATTTCGCCAATATACACCCGGTAATTTATACCTTAACACCTCATTTTTAGATCTAAGCAGAATATAGATAGCTTCTAGCAATACCAtctaataaaaagtataatatacCCTTTTAATAACTAAGAACTCACCCTCTTGTATGGACAATGCTTTCCTCGTCTACCTGAGACACAGATAAAACTTTGGCAGGGGACTGCGGCTCCTTAAGATTATAAAACCTGGGAACCAGTACAatcaaaacagtaattttattgtacagagagacagaggactaattcactcaaaaatgaaaattctgtcatcatttactcaccctaactcaaaacttaaaatatctgaaaaggttataaaaatgttgtaaaactaggattttctgcaggttttatgagggtaaatttaagaccAAGTGAAGAAAacatatgtaataaaatgaagaGAACACAACACATCAATAAGTTCTCTAAATGTAACTGTCCAGGGAACTGACTAGGTTTTAAGCTTGCTTATTATACGCATTATCCATATGTACATCATCATTTCGATATAGACcaaagcctaaattaaatctgtttacTATATAAAAACGCTTGATTCATGGATTTGCTTTATGATGCCTTTATAACCTTCCTTGGATCTTTTTTATGATTTGGTTGCCTGGACTTGAAGGAATGGAACAGAAACCTCCCAGGTTTCAAAAATTAACTAAGTCTTGTGGATTTAGAAAGACACaagaatgagtaaatgatgccagatttttaaaaatctctttaACACCTcttccagttatttttttcagatacCTGATGGTGTTATCTGAGGTCAGTAAAACCAGATGAGGCTCCTCAGTTTCACTGGGATACCAAGCAGCCTGTCGTAGTGTCACAGAGGCAGAACTGGTGAAGAAACGCTCAGCCACTGGAATCGTTctgtgaaaaagaaaacatgtaaCACTAAAGAACACGAAAGGCAGCACGGAGGAATAATGCAGCTCTCCCAAACCTGAAGCGTACTCACTTGCAGTTGATCTGAATGCGTCCACCCTCAAACTCTGACCTCTTGCCCCAGCGCTGAGGCAGTTCCAGTATAGTCGCCCCACGCTGACCGATGAGAGCCACATGATACTGCGTAGGGCTGACGAGCACCTGACACACCTCAAACAGTGGCGGGTTTATGCACAGCAGAGTCTAGGGAGAGTAACAGGACATCGGTAACTATTTACACATAGTCGGCGAAATAACTATACCGGACAAACACTATTTAAAGTCACTGACCTGATATTTTGAAGTGTCTGTGTCGCCGTCAGTGTTCAGCTGTCGCAGGTTTGTGGTGTAAAACACACTCTCAACACTATCCCATATAAACAGGTCACCGTTCAAACAAAACGTAAGGTTCTTGGCTATTCTTTTGCTAGTCCCCTGAGGCTCTAAATGAAGCCTTTCTTTTAAATTAGTGAAGATATCGTGGTTCTTCAGCGCTTCCCTCCAGCGATCTCCCGCGAACGACGCCATGTTTTTCTGTATTGTCACAGAATAAAGTCGTCATAGAAATCCACCAATAGGATCACTCTACACGACTACAACTTTTCTATTGCATCGCGGGATTTGTAGTGTATTACGGAGCGTTGTCATGTTAGCCCGCACTTCTGTAGCACACTGAATGGAAAAGACAACTGTAAATTCTCCAATAATAGCCACATTTAAGGCGTTTGTTAGACAGGTGCAACAATATTGTAAAACGCTCTCTGCATCGGAAAATACTAACGCGAGAAAAACAAACTTCTTGTGCCCTTTTCGGGATTCCCCTGTAAAACTATTactttgtatgtatgtatttatttattcattctttctttttgtttggcttacttgattttttattatctgttttattattgttattgtattttttttttttttttttaattaaaaatattaaacatactaaaaagatgtgaaataacttatttaaatattttgcatttattaattcagcatttttttatttttttttacaataaaatattttctacaCAAGCTACTCTGGGTTGTGATAATGACCATAATTAGATAATTTACTGtaatttgtgtaaaacaaccagcccagccctttgaaactgaatataataatacaaattattaatatataattcatatatttaatatataatatgaaatatttattttacagtgaaaaaaaatgtcttaaacgtattatatttcatttagttgccgttgttcatttagttttttttatttttacttatttattaatttatgtattcatggctctatttcaattaatttaattatttttatttttatttatttacttattttgaaCTTAAATAATTTCCCAGATGTTCTGGAAAGATTTCAGGTTTTGAAAATTTAACTTGCACAATTccaattcttttattttttttttcttgcaataaacatttattcattttttaaatgagttataatgtaaaaaatatataataaaagagtCAATGAAAGAgtcataatgtaaataaataaataataataacaataatatgccatgtatatttcactgtaattttattGCGGTGTATATGTTGTT
Encoded here:
- the nup88 gene encoding nucleoporin 88; this translates as MASFAGDRWREALKNHDIFTNLKERLHLEPQGTSKRIAKNLTFCLNGDLFIWDSVESVFYTTNLRQLNTDGDTDTSKYQTLLCINPPLFEVCQVLVSPTQYHVALIGQRGATILELPQRWGKRSEFEGGRIQINCKTIPVAERFFTSSASVTLRQAAWYPSETEEPHLVLLTSDNTIRFYNLKEPQSPAKVLSVSQVDEESIVHTRGRSYAASLGETAVAFDFGPLADSSHLSRLRMKGELLVYPLYILYGNGETFLSYVSLTHSVSNVGKPVGPLPMYPAAEDNYGYDACAVLCLPCVPNILVIATESGMLYHCVVLEAEEEEDGGAVERWSRGSETVPSLYVFECVELELTLKVAAGEEEEITESDFTCPIRLHRDPLCQHRYHCTHEAGVHSVGLTWFKKLHKFLESDEEDKDSLQELAAEQRCIVEHILCTRPLPNSLPAPVRGFWIVSDLSLGATMICITSNYECLLLPLLSSIRPPSPPLLCSYSGTGSGSSPLRGLAEDSFEQHIRNILARSSTNPLMLRASDKDSSPPPPECLQLLSRATQVFREEYILKLGLAHEEMQRRVKLLTGQRNKQLEDLVLCREERKSLTEAVERLADKYEDAKYRQEAIMNRVKQVLGSLRSQLPVLSDSEKDMRKELQTIHDQLRHLDNGIKQVNMKKEYQKKQMNTGASPARSSLTLNAHQRKCVQGVLKEQGEHIAGMMKQIKDIKNHFSF